Part of the Aquimarina sp. MAR_2010_214 genome is shown below.
GGATTACCTGGTGTAATGGTTATCATGGACCTACCATCGGAATTGCATATACTTTTAACTTCAAAGAATTCTTTCAATGTGAAAATGCTTTTTTACCCTTCAATAGAAATGGAGTATTATTTCCAGAAAAAATCAATGGTAAATATGCAATGTTGAGCCGCCCAAGTGATAATGGTCATACTGCTTTTGGAGATATATTTATTAGTTATAGTCCGGATATGAAATATTGGGGAGAGCATAGAAATGTAATGAAGGTAACTCCTTTTGAAGAAAGCGCCTGGCAATGTACAAAGATAGGAGCAGGTTCTGTACCTTTCCTTACTGATGAAGGGTGGTTGATGTTTTATCATGGAGTAATCAATACATGTAATGGATTTAGATATGCTATGGGAGCAGCGATTTTGGACAAGAATAACCCAGATCAGGTAAAATATAGAACAAAACCATACCTTTTGACACCTTCTGTAGCTTATGAACAAATAGGAGATGTTCCTAATGTGATATTCCCTTGTGCAACTTTACAAGATATAGAGCAAGATAAAGTAGCCATGTATTATGGGGCAGCAGATACAGTAGTTGCATTGGCTTTTGGAAGGATAAGTAAAATTGTTAAGTTTACTAAAGAAAATTCATTGTAAAAATAGTTAAAATGAAGCTAGAACTTTTTGGTATAAAAATCAATAAAATACTTCTTACTATAGTACTGCTTTTTGGCGGAGAGACTTTGGTTTACGGGCAAAGTAATGAAAATAAAGTGTCTCCAAAATCTTACATCGCACATTATACCAAAGAATCGATAAATATTGATGGGTCTGCCTCGGAATCTTCCTGGAGTAAAGCAAAACCTACCGAGTTATTTATAGATATTGAAGGACGTAAAATTCCAAAATATATGACTACCGTAAAAATGCTTTGGGATGATGAGTATTTCTATTTTCTAGCAGAAATGGAAGAACCTCATGTGTGGGGAAATCTTAAACAAAAAGATACTATTATCTTTTATAATAATGATTTCGAAATTTTTATCGATCCAGATAACGATACTCATAATTATTATGAATTTGAAGTTAATGCATTAAATACCCTATGGGACTTGTTTATTACAAAACCATATAGAGAGGGAACCCCGGTATTAAATGATTGGGATGCCAATGGATTTAAATCTTCAGTTAAAATAAACGGAACCATAAATAACCCAAATGATACCGATAATGGATGGGTACTAGAAATAGCTATTCCGTTTAAAGTATTTAGAACATCGTATCATCATAAAAATATTCCAAAAGATAAGTTTTGGAGAGTAAATTTTTCCAGAGTGAATTGGGAGTTTGAACTTCAGAATAATAAATACTCTAGAAAGCGAGATGATAAAGGAAAATTTAAACCAGAATACAATTGGGTTT
Proteins encoded:
- a CDS encoding carbohydrate-binding family 9-like protein; the protein is MKLELFGIKINKILLTIVLLFGGETLVYGQSNENKVSPKSYIAHYTKESINIDGSASESSWSKAKPTELFIDIEGRKIPKYMTTVKMLWDDEYFYFLAEMEEPHVWGNLKQKDTIIFYNNDFEIFIDPDNDTHNYYEFEVNALNTLWDLFITKPYREGTPVLNDWDANGFKSSVKINGTINNPNDTDNGWVLEIAIPFKVFRTSYHHKNIPKDKFWRVNFSRVNWEFELQNNKYSRKRDDKGKFKPEYNWVWSPIGIINMHQPEDWGYVYFSSKKVGEHDDFTIPEDEKVKRLLYQLYRKQKEYYKKNNRWATTFKELEAGSVSVEGKKIVKTIENHQTGWNITVVSPHTKHLFIIKEDGKIIQKED
- a CDS encoding glycoside hydrolase family 130 protein produces the protein MKNEIPWQDKPEGCTDVIWRYSANPIIKRDAIPTSNSIFNSAVIPFNGGFAGVFRCDNKAVQMNIFAGFSDNGIDWKINEDPIVMESGNTEMIDSDYKYDPRVTFIEDRYWITWCNGYHGPTIGIAYTFNFKEFFQCENAFLPFNRNGVLFPEKINGKYAMLSRPSDNGHTAFGDIFISYSPDMKYWGEHRNVMKVTPFEESAWQCTKIGAGSVPFLTDEGWLMFYHGVINTCNGFRYAMGAAILDKNNPDQVKYRTKPYLLTPSVAYEQIGDVPNVIFPCATLQDIEQDKVAMYYGAADTVVALAFGRISKIVKFTKENSL